In a genomic window of Cytobacillus sp. FSL H8-0458:
- a CDS encoding tRNA (adenine(22)-N(1))-methyltransferase gives MNTEKLSNRLEAVTNYIPPGARVADIGSDHAYLPCYAVKKGIVPFAVAGEVVEGPYQSAKKQVKMEGLENQISVRKGNGLEVISPNEVDCITIAGMGGSLIASILEEGKSKLASVKRLILQPNLSAISIRSWLIDNGWELIAEDILEEDGKVYEILAAEKGEPLKPYKNTEQGLLMGPFLMEQKSAIFQNKWLGEKKNWERILLQLEKAAYSRETEKRKQELKRKIKMAEEVLMQ, from the coding sequence ATGAATACGGAAAAATTATCAAATCGGCTTGAAGCTGTAACAAATTATATTCCCCCAGGTGCACGAGTAGCTGATATAGGCTCAGACCACGCGTATTTGCCATGCTATGCAGTAAAGAAAGGGATTGTCCCTTTTGCCGTTGCTGGTGAAGTGGTGGAGGGTCCTTATCAATCCGCCAAAAAACAGGTGAAAATGGAAGGACTCGAAAATCAGATTTCCGTAAGAAAAGGAAACGGGCTTGAAGTGATTAGCCCAAATGAAGTTGACTGTATAACCATAGCAGGCATGGGAGGATCTTTAATTGCGAGCATTCTTGAAGAGGGGAAGAGCAAGCTTGCTTCTGTAAAGAGGCTGATCCTCCAGCCGAATCTAAGTGCCATTTCGATTAGAAGCTGGCTGATTGACAATGGCTGGGAGCTAATAGCCGAAGATATTCTTGAAGAAGACGGAAAGGTCTATGAAATCCTTGCAGCTGAAAAAGGAGAGCCATTGAAACCATACAAGAATACAGAACAAGGTCTACTGATGGGCCCTTTTCTTATGGAGCAAAAATCAGCCATATTTCAAAACAAGTGGCTCGGTGAAAAGAAGAATTGGGAGAGAATCCTTTTGCAGCTTGAAAAAGCAGCATACTCCAGAGAAACAGAGAAGAGAAAACAGGAGTTAAAGCGAAAAATCAAAATGGCAGAGGAGGTATTGATGCAATGA
- the cccA gene encoding cytochrome c550: MNRNPIIPFVLIMVFGVVAMFLVSFKGLGDMEELAKEQEGGGAETEETAAATPEEIYQKSCIGCHGDQYQGGVGPALTGVGDRLSQDEIADIVVNGKGSMPPGLVPQDKAAEMAEWLAGLK; encoded by the coding sequence ATGAATCGCAATCCAATCATTCCATTTGTGTTAATTATGGTTTTTGGTGTGGTAGCAATGTTCCTAGTTTCTTTTAAAGGTCTTGGCGATATGGAAGAGCTTGCAAAAGAACAGGAAGGCGGCGGTGCTGAAACTGAAGAAACTGCAGCTGCGACCCCTGAAGAAATTTACCAGAAGAGCTGTATCGGATGTCACGGTGACCAGTATCAAGGCGGAGTTGGTCCTGCTCTAACAGGTGTAGGTGATCGTTTATCGCAGGATGAAATCGCAGATATCGTAGTAAACGGTAAAGGCTCAATGCCTCCAGGATTAGTGCCTCAAGACAAAGCTGCCGAAATGGCTGAATGGTTAGCAGGCCTTAAGTAA